A region of the Candidatus Caldatribacterium sp. genome:
TTGCCTCCCTCATCGAGGAGAAGGAGATGGAGGAACCCGAGACAAGGAGAGCCCACGTGGAGGTGAAGATGATTGGGAAGTACGGTCCCTATGCCTACCTCAGGTGGTGGGAGAACGGGAAGCACAGGTCCAAGTACCTGGGGAAGTTGAGGGTGTAAGGGGGAGACCGAAAGACTATCCTTGTGCTTCTGGGATGAGAGAAAGCCGAATGTGTTTCGGTTTGCACGGATCTTGGTATGATCAGGAGGTCTCACCGGAGCTTAAGGAAAGGACATTTGAGGGTACCTTGGGGATACTGGAATTGTAAACTGTAGAGTGTCCCACATGATGTGAACCTAAACATTTCCTTGACACAGCTTCTGTGGAGTGCTACTATTCTCTTGGGTTTGCGCAGACCCTTAATTTTCTTTTTAGGAGGTTTCAGTTTCAATGCCAACTGGTAAGGTCAAGTGGTTCAGTGCGACGAAGGGATACGGGTTCATCGAGTCTGATGAAGGTGGAGACGTTTTCGTTCACTACACAGCAATCGAAGGAACCGGTTTTAAGACTCTTGAGCAGGGGCAGGCAGTAGAGTTTGAGGTTCAGCAGGGGACGAAGGGACCCCAGGCGGTGCGGGTGAGGAAACTCTAAGATCCTCGAAAAGAGGAGCCCCGGCAACTGCCGGGGCTTTTTTGTTTTGTTAGCTTGCGGTTTCCTCTTGAAGGATAGTGTTCACAAGGAGTGGTTGGTGGAAGTACGCCTCGGTGACGTAACGGCGCATCATCCGGTGGGCGTTAAAGTAGGGAGCAATTTTGCCGATGGCGTTTTTCATGAGTTGCCTCCACTGGTCCTTCTGAGTGTAGTAAAGGGGAAGGATGAGGTACTCGAGCTTATTGTAGAAGTCATCGATTTCTTCCTCAAGGAGCTCCTGTGGAGTCTTTCCAGCATCGCTTTCTGGCCCAATGGACCATCCGGTAACTCCTTCCACATGTCCTTCTATCCACCATCCGTCGAGAACACTGAAGTGAAGCACTCCGTTGTGGGCGGCTTTCATGCCGCTTGTCCCTGAGGCCTCAAGGGGCCGCATAGGGGTGTTAAGCCACACATCGACTCCGGCAACCATTTTTTTGGCAATTTCGAGGTCGTAGTTTTCGAGAAAGGCTATTTTTATATCTGGGGTCAACTCCTGCGAGAGGCGAATGATTTCTTGAATGCATCGCTTTCCTTCCCAGTCCTGGGGATGGGCTTTTCCCGCAAAGATGAACTGAAAGGCCCACTTTCGGCGGATCTTTTTAAGACGCGCAAGGTCGGAGAAGATGAAGAGGGGACGTTTGTAGGCGGTCATTCGCCGAGCGAAACCAATGGTGAGCACATTTTCATCCATTTCTACTCCGGTCTTGTCTTTCACAAGCTGTAAAAGTTTTCGCTTCTCTTCCTGATGAGCCTTCCAAACCTCCTCATCGGGAATGATATCCGCTCGGGAGAGGAAGCTCGGTTCATAAGCCCATCCAGGGATGTAACGGTCAAAAAGCGTGCGGAAACTTTCGCTTGTCCAGGCGAAACTGTGGACACCATTTGTAATAGAGTGGATGGCGTATCCGGGGAACATGTGGCGGGAGACTTCGCTGTGGCGTCGGGCAACACCGTTCACATAGCCGCTCAGGTTGAGGGCAAGGAGAGTCATGTTCAGATGATCCTCACCGCCGTACTTTTTGAGGATGGGGAAAGGAACGATCTCTTCGAGGACTTCTTGAACAAGGTCGTAAGCAAATTTATCGTGTCCTGCTTCGACAGGAGTGTGGGTGGTGAAGACGCACCGAGCGCGAACTGGTTCTGGATCGAATTGAGGACTCTGGCGAAGGAGCTCGAGGGCAATAAAGGCAGCGTGCCCTTCGTTGATGTGGTACTTTCGCACCTCAAAACCCAGAGCTCTTAAAATACGTGCTCCTCCAATGCCAAGAACGATTTCCTGTTTCAGGCGGTAACGTCGATCACCCCCGTAGAGGAAATCAGTTATGGAACGATCCTCGGGGGCGTTCTCGGGAAGATCCGTGTCAAGGAAAATCACGGGCACAACGCTTCCGATGAAACTCCGCCAGAAGTACACCCAGGCACCTACGGTGACTTTACGACCTTCAATGGTTACGGTAACTCTCTGAGGGAGAGGAGTCAGGATTTTCTCTACCTCCCACTCCATGGGATGCTCGATTTGCCAGCCTTCGGGGGTGATTTCCTGACGGAAGTAACCCTTACGGCTTACCAGGGTAATTGCCACGAAGGGAAGGGAGAGATCGGCTGCAGAACGTACTGTGTCCCCCGCCAGGACCCCAAGCCCTCCGCTGTAGGTCGGAATGTCGTTGAAAAGGGCAATTTCCATTGACAGATAGGCGATAACGGGTTCCCTTTTGAGCTGTTCGAGAATTTCCATGGAAGTCCTCCTTCCTTATTTTCCCGTTGATCCGAGGCCTCGCTCGCCTCGCTCTGTTGGGGAGAGAGTCGAAGCTTCTACGATGCGCACCTTGGGAATCTCCCGCAAAGCCCCTTGAGCGATACGGTCGCCTTGACGAATGTGGTACTCAGCATCTCCAAAGTTGAAGAGCCGCACAACCCAGCTTCCCCGATAACCGGCGTCAATCGTTCCGGGATGAATCATAATGCCATGGCGAATTCCCATGCCACTTCGGGGACGAATGACCACCTCATACCCTGGGGGAAATTCCGAGGCAATCTCAAGATCGATAACGGCGCTCTTTCCAGGGGGAATGGTGACATCACAGGGACTGAAGAGATCAAAGCAGGCATCATCATCGTAGGCGAACTGGGGCAGTTTCGCTCTTTCGGTAAGCAGCTTGAAACGTATGACAACTTCTTTTTTTGACATTACGCCCTCAGCCCTTTTTGCTAATATTATACTGGAAGGTCGGAGGACAGAAATGGAGAAGAAAAGGCTTGCCCAGCTTCTTTTCTTTGTGTCCTTCGGGTGTCTTGCTTATGAAATGGTCCTTTTTAGGCTCTTTACATTCTTGTTTGGGCATCACTTTGTCTCACTCCTTGTTGCCTTGGCTACCCTCGGGTATGGTGCTTCTGGGGTTCTTGCCCCTTACTGTCCTCACCCTCTCAAAGTCACGACCCACCTCTTTTTCTTGGGCGCCCTCCTTGCAAGTGGCGTTGTGTTCCTCTTTCTTCCCCTTGATGTGTACCAGTTCTTCGTGCATCCCATCCAGTGGGCGTACTTGGGGATTCTTCTTTTTGTTACCTTTCTTCCTTTTTTCTTTCACGGTCTCCTGCAGGTAACTGCTTTTGAGCTCTTTCCTGAGTTCTTCCCCTCCTTCTACGCCCTGAATTTTGTCGGTTCGGCCCTTGGGGTTTTAGGTGCGCTTTTTGCTCTCTCTGTGAGGAATGAGATGCAAACTCTTTTTGCAATTGTCATCCTCCTTGCTCTTTTCGGTCTCGGAGGGAGGAAGCGTTTTTTTGTTTTTGGACTCGTCCCTTTTCTCTTTCTTCCGCTTCGCCCTTTCCTTTCTCCTTATTCCCCCCCTCGGGCGCTTCTTGCTCTTCCAAAGACCCAGCTCCTCCAGGTGTACCGAAATCCTGTGGAGTGCCTTGAGGTTTTCTCCTCGCCCTACCAGAGAGTTGGTTGGGGTTTGAGCCCTCTTTTCCAGGGTGTTCCTCCAGAAAGTTTCATCCTCGTACACGATCGCGCTCATGTTTCCTCTTTTCCTCGAACGATTGAACCCTCCTTCTCTGAGCATCTCCTTGTGGCTCTCCCCTTTTCGGTTTTCAGGCCGGAGCGAGTTCTCGTTGTTGAGGAAAGAGAAGGCTTTACGGCGTACGCAGCGCTCTTTTGTGGAGCCCAGAGTATTGACTTTGTAACCCGGTCGTCGCTTTTCGCTGCCTTTTTGCGGGATTACGTCCCTTCCTTTCCTGCCAAGGTGCATGTTGCTCTTCCTCGAAAGTTCATCACTTCCCGGAAGTCCTTTTGGGACATAGCTCTTGTTCGAATTCCAGTAGGAAGGGCTACGGTATTCCCCGGAAGTTTCTCCTTTGAAGAGGACTTTCTCCTTACGGTTGAGGGCGTGAGGGACCTCTTTGCGGCCCTGACTTCTCAAGGAGTTGCAGTTTTCTCCTTCTTTCTCCAGAATCCTCCCTCAGTTCTTCCGAAATTTGTTCTCCTTCTCCGGGAGGCCCAAGGAGAGGAATCGCTTAGGAAACAGCTCATTGTAGTGAAGAGCCTGGACTTTGCTTTGGCCCTTGTGAAGAAAACGCCTTGGACTGAAGAAGAAAAGGGCCAAATTTTCCATCACGTTCGGGAACGTTCCTTTGATCTCGTGTATGGGCCATGGCCAGAGGAAGAGATGGAGAAGGTTTTTCAGACCGAGAGACGATACTACCGGTCGGTATGTGAAGCCTTAAAAGGAAAAATTGATGCATTCTTTGACCTGGGGCCTCCTCGAGACAATCGGCCATACTTTGGGAACTT
Encoded here:
- the glgP gene encoding alpha-glucan family phosphorylase, with the translated sequence MEILEQLKREPVIAYLSMEIALFNDIPTYSGGLGVLAGDTVRSAADLSLPFVAITLVSRKGYFRQEITPEGWQIEHPMEWEVEKILTPLPQRVTVTIEGRKVTVGAWVYFWRSFIGSVVPVIFLDTDLPENAPEDRSITDFLYGGDRRYRLKQEIVLGIGGARILRALGFEVRKYHINEGHAAFIALELLRQSPQFDPEPVRARCVFTTHTPVEAGHDKFAYDLVQEVLEEIVPFPILKKYGGEDHLNMTLLALNLSGYVNGVARRHSEVSRHMFPGYAIHSITNGVHSFAWTSESFRTLFDRYIPGWAYEPSFLSRADIIPDEEVWKAHQEEKRKLLQLVKDKTGVEMDENVLTIGFARRMTAYKRPLFIFSDLARLKKIRRKWAFQFIFAGKAHPQDWEGKRCIQEIIRLSQELTPDIKIAFLENYDLEIAKKMVAGVDVWLNTPMRPLEASGTSGMKAAHNGVLHFSVLDGWWIEGHVEGVTGWSIGPESDAGKTPQELLEEEIDDFYNKLEYLILPLYYTQKDQWRQLMKNAIGKIAPYFNAHRMMRRYVTEAYFHQPLLVNTILQEETAS
- a CDS encoding cold-shock protein, with the protein product MPTGKVKWFSATKGYGFIESDEGGDVFVHYTAIEGTGFKTLEQGQAVEFEVQQGTKGPQAVRVRKL
- the dut gene encoding dUTP diphosphatase translates to MSKKEVVIRFKLLTERAKLPQFAYDDDACFDLFSPCDVTIPPGKSAVIDLEIASEFPPGYEVVIRPRSGMGIRHGIMIHPGTIDAGYRGSWVVRLFNFGDAEYHIRQGDRIAQGALREIPKVRIVEASTLSPTERGERGLGSTGK